The following coding sequences lie in one Arachis ipaensis cultivar K30076 chromosome B03, Araip1.1, whole genome shotgun sequence genomic window:
- the LOC107630892 gene encoding respiratory burst oxidase homolog protein C — protein MAKEGADSADLHHRESDIELIGAETQRGQKSQDERNLVEVTMDIQGGSVALRSVKTVDELVEDEKSGLIGRKLEKKASFGASVVQNATNRMKQLKRLASFSKPSPSKKFDRTKSTVAHALSGLKFISKTDGGAGWDEVQNRFDKLTAATDGNLPRSLFGKCIGMNEQSKAYAEKLFDTLARQRGIQGDSINKLQLRDFWDRISDQSFDNRLRTFFDMVDKDADGRITEEEIKEIICLSATANNLTNIQKQAEEYAALIMEELDPDDAGYIMIDNLETLLLHGPDQTTRGDSKYLSQMLSQKLTPTFMNNPIRRWYRDTKYFLQDNWQRVWVLVLWICVMLGLFAYKFVQYRNRAAYEVMGHCVCMAKGAAETLKLNMALILLPVCRNTITWLRNRTKLGVAVPFDDNLNFHKVIAVAIAIGVAVHAVYHLTCDFPRLLHASPEKYELMKPFFGDKPSNYLYYVTSWEGVTGIVMVLLMAIAFTLANPRFRRGRAKLPKHLQKLTGFNAFWYSHHLFVIVYVLLVVHGIKLYLTHKWYKKTTWMYLAVPIIIYALERLIRALRSSTESVKILKVAVYPGNVLSLHMSKPPGFSYKSGQYMFVNCAAVSPFEWHPFSITSAPDDNYLSVHIKIIGDWTGNLKAKFVKACQPPLNGQSGLLRADCINISMDKITFPKVQVDGPYGAPAQDYREYEVVLLVGLGIGATPMISILKDIVNNFKVMDEEYGEGGLGGSRSATNQQKKARLEEFKTRRAYFYWVTREQGSFDWFKGVMNEAAEEDHRGAIELHSYCTSVYEEGDARSALITMLQSINHAKSGVDIVSGTRVMSHFAKPNWRSVYKRIALNHPHARVGVFYCGSPALTKQLRQLSLDFSHNTSTKFEFHKENF, from the exons ATGGCCAAGGAGGGTGCAGATTCAGCAGATCTTCACCACCGTGAATCTGATATAGAACTCATTGGTGCTGAAACTCAAAGGGGACAAAAATCCCAGGATGAAAGAAACCTGGTTGAGGTGACAATGGATATTCAAGGTGGCTCAGTTGCCTTACGCAGCGTTAAAACTGTTGATGAATTGGTAGAAGATGAGAAATCAGGTTTGATTGGTAGGAAGCTGGAGAAGAAAGCCTCGTTTGGTGCATCTGTTGTGCAAAATGCAACCAACCGTATGAAGCAGCTGAAGCGTTTGGCTTCATTTTCAAAGCCATCGCCTTCAAAGAAATTCGACAGGACCAAGTCCACTGTGGCTCATGCTCTTTCTGGGCTCAAGTTTATCAGCAAAACTGATGGTGGTGCAGGTTGGGATGAGGTTCAGAACAGGTTTGACAAGCTTACTGCTGCCACTGATGGAAATCTTCCCCGTTCTCTCTTTGGAAAATGCATAG GAATGAACGAGCAGTCTAAGGCGTATGCAGAGAAGCTTTTCGATACTCTTGCCCGCCAGAGGGGTATTCAGGGTGATTCCATTAACAAGCTCCagttgagggatttctgggaccGTATTTCAGATCAGAGCTTTGATAATAGGCTCAGAACATTCTTTGACAT GGTTGATAAAGATGCAGATGGCAGGATCACTGAGGAAGAAATTAAAGAG ATCATATGTCTAAGCGCCACAGCAAACAACCTCACAAACATACAAAAGCAAGCAGAAGAATATGCAGCTTTGATAATGGAAGAACTAGACCCGGATGACGCTGGATATATAATG ATAGACAACTTGGAGACACTGTTATTACACGGACCAGATCAAACTACAAGAGGAGACAGCAAGTACCTGAGCCAAATGCTAAGCCAAAAGCTTACACCTACTTTTATGAACAATCCTATTAGAAGATGGTACAGAGATACCAAGTACTTCTTGCAGGACAATTGGCAGAGAGTATGGGTTTTGGTGCTATGGATTTGCGTCATGTTAGGTCTCTTTGCTTATAAATTTGTGCAGTATCGGAATAGAGCAGCGTATGAGGTGATGGGCCACTGTGTATGCATGGCAAAAGGTGCAGCTGAGACACTTAAATTGAACATGGCTCTTATTCTGTTACCTGTTTGCCGAAACACCATCACCTGGCTCAGGAACAGAACCAAGCTAGGCGTTGCGGTTCCTTTTGATGACAATCTCAACTTCCACAAG GTGATAGCTGTGGCAATAGCAATTGGTGTTGCGGTACATGCTGTATATCATCTTACTTGTGATTTTCCTCGCCTTCTTCATGCAAGCCCTGAAAAGTACGAGCTCATGAAACCTTTTTTTGGAGACAAACCATCAAACTATTTGTACTATGTTACATCATGGGAAGGAGTAACAGGGATTGTAATGGTTCTGCTAATGGCAATAGCCTTTACATTGGCCAACCCCAGATTCAGAAGAGGCCGGGCCAAACTACCCAAACATCTACAGAAACTCACAGGTTTCAATGCCTTCTGGTACTCCCATCACCTCTTCGTAATCGTCTATGTCCTATTGGTTGTGCATGGAATCAAACTTTACTTGACCCACAAATGGTACAAGAAAACG ACTTGGATGTATTTGGCTGTTCCTATCATCATTTATGCATTGGAAAGACTGATTAGAGCACTAAGATCGAGCACAGAATCTGTGAAAATATTGAAGGTGGCTGTTTATCCCGGCAATGTGTTATCACTGCATATGTCAAAGCCTCCAGGGTTTAGCTACAAGAGTGGACAATACATGTTCGTCAATTGCGCTGCTGTCTCTCCATTTGAATG GCATCCATTTTCCATAACCTCCGCCCCGGATGATAATTACCTAAGCGTTCATATTAAAATAATTGGTGATTGGACTGGAAATCTGAAAGCTAAATTCGTGAAG GCGTGCCAGCCACCCCTCAATGGCCAGAGTGGACTTCTAAGAGCTGACTGCATCAATATTTCAATGGATAAAAT TACTTTCCCAAAAGTCCAAGTTGATGGTCCGTATGGAGCGCCAGCGCAAGACTACAGGGAGTATGAGGTGGTTCTGTTAGTGGGGCTGGGAATTGGGGCTACCCCAATGATAAGTATACTGAAGGACATAGTTAACAATTTCAAGGTGATGGACGAGGAGTACGGAGAAGGTGGATTAGGTGGTTCTAGATCAGCCACAAACCAACAAAAGAAGGCAAGGTTAGAGGAGTTCAAAACAAGGAGAGCATACTTCTATTGGGTTACCAGGGAACAGGGTTCCTTTGATTGGTTTAAAGGGGTGATGAACGAAGCAGCTGAAGAGGACCACAGGGGAGCCATTGAGCTCCACAGCTACTGCACTAGCGTCTATGAAGAAGGTGACGCTCGATCTGCTCTTATCACTATGCTACAGTCTATAAACCATGCAAAGAGTGGCGTGGACATTGTCTCTGGCACTCGTGTCATGTCTCACTTCGCCAAACCTAATTGGCGCAGTGTCTACAAGCGCATTGCGCTGAACCATCCACATGCCCGCGTTG GGGTCTTTTACTGTGGGTCACCCGCTCTCACTAAGCAGCTTCGTCAGCTGTCTTTGGATTTCTCTCACAACACCTCCACCAAATTTGAATTCCATAAAGAAAATTTCTGA
- the LOC107633545 gene encoding uncharacterized protein LOC107633545, with product MKKNTVLDNAYIVPYNPSLLLKYACHINVEHTCQTSAIKYLFKYVHKGNDRVTASFFQSNDEGQLEKVIDEIRNYYDCRYISAYEAAWRIFGYEIQLKEPSVVKLPFHLPNKHPVVFRDYENIVDVIDRADGKPTKILAWMLANRLFASGRALTYSQFPTKFVWKEDISMWMPRKQGFSIGRLTHVPRGNGEDYYLRLLLNIQKGCLSFVDLWTVEGVVYTTFKEACYALGLLQDDKEFIDAILEASSWASAAYIRNLFVVLLLSNNIGRPEIVWQQCYGVLSEDILYNHRKKLHSADLQLSEDQIMNLTLSKIEKKLQANGRSLKEFCQMPFPSITSVEGLDDRLIMDELNFDRGVLHDEFTKNFTEMNVDQRKAFEVIMKAVDANDGDTTTLKDVDEFATWLLGIGDGLAGDSTDDNIFFQGQINLDPNIGSCK from the exons ATGAAGAAGAACACAGTTCTCGATAATGCATACATAGTTCCGTACAACCCATCTCTATTGCTAAAGTATGCTTGCCACATTAACGTTGAGCATACATGTCAGACATCTGCCATAAAATATTTGTTTAAATACGTTCACAAGGGAAATGATAGAGTCACGGCTTCTTTCTTCCAGAGCAATGACGAAGGACAGCTCGAAAAGGTAATTGATGAGATCAGAAATTACTACGATTGTAGGTACATATCTGCATATGAAGCTGCATGGAGAATATTTGGGTATGAGATACAACTTAAGGAACCATCGGTTGTCAAACTCCCTTTTCACTTACCAAACAAACATCCCGTGGTTTTTAGAGACTATGAGAACATAGTTGATGTCATCGACAGGGCTGACGGCAAGCCAACAAAGATCCTAGCATGGATGCTTGCAAATAGACTATTTGCATCTGGTCGTGCGCTTACCTATAGTCAGTTTCCAACCAAATTCGTTTGGAAAGAAGATATCTCCATGTGGATGCCTAGGAAACAAGGCTTCTCAATTGGCAGATTAACTCATGTCCCACGTGGTAATGGTGAAGACTATTACCTCAGGCTTCTACttaatattcaaaaaggttgttTGAGTTTTGTTGACTTGTGGACGGTTGAGGGCGTGGTGTATACTACGTTCAAGGAAGCATGCTATGCATTGGGGCTTCTACAAGATGATAAAGAATTTATTGATGCAATCTTAGAAGCAAGTTCTTGGGCATCTGCAGCTTACATACGCAACCTTTTTGTCGTCCTCTTATTGTCAAACAACATTGGTAGACCTGAAATCGTTTGGCAACAGTGTTATGGTGTGCTATCTGAGGACATCTTATATAATCATAGAAAAAAATTGCATTCTGCAG ACTTGCAACTTTCCGAGGACCAAATCATGAATCTCACCCTTTCAAAGATAGAGAAAAAACTCCAGGCTAATGGTAGATCGCTTAAAGAATTCTGTCAAATGCCTTTTCCAAGTATTACCTCTGTAGAGGGGTTAGATGATCGTTTGATCATGGATGAACTGAACTTTGACCGTGGTGTTCTACACGATGAGTTTACTAAAAACTTCACAGAAATGAATGTAGATCAAAGGAAAGCATTCGAAGTGATTATGAAGGCCGTAGATGCGAATGATGgag ATACTACCACATTGAAAGACGTTGATGAATTTGCCACGTGGTTGTTGGGGATAGGTGACGGCCTTGCTGGAGATTCAACTGATG ATAACATCTTTTTTCAAGGACAGATCAATCTTGACCCCAACATTGGAAGTTGTAAATGA